One genomic region from Bufo bufo chromosome 3, aBufBuf1.1, whole genome shotgun sequence encodes:
- the C3H1orf216 gene encoding UPF0500 protein C1orf216 homolog yields MFAIQKPESSPHQSPFYGTKPLGSIPFPSDKERKQDTNFNILEEAYDKNENWRQEKRVEGDWEDKLNEDSDKIPLEDNRTNQKKNAMVKLKAAKSEGISLSSSEEEVRSPPEGAEIMQLGMDTPAQETTKGCNEWPGSPLEDNGYASSSLSIDSPDSITDTTWEDSKAPTLESTKQENPEMENSEDESSSDSESLTLTLTEAFQSLQDKEKLKEQEKEKHHAQLIMYRRLALLRWIRSLQQRVKDQQNRLQESFDTILDNRKEILRYIQHGCNKLPTKEAA; encoded by the coding sequence ATGTTTGCCATACAGAAACCTGAAAGCAGCCCTCACCAGTCTCCTTTTTATGGCACTAAGCCTCTGGGAAGCATACCGTTTCCCAGTGACAAAGAGAGGAAACAGGACACTAATTTTAACATTTTGGAGGAGGCATATGATAAAAATGAAAACTGGAGGCAGGAGAAGAGAGTTGAAGGTGACTGGGAAGATAAACTAAATGAAGACAGTGACAAAATTCCATTAGAAGATAACAGAACCAATCAAAAGAAGAATGCAATGGTAAAATTGAAGGCTGCCAAGTCTGAAGGGATCAGCTTGTCTTCTTCAGAGGAAGAAGTCAGAAGCCCCCCGGAAGGGGCAGAAATAATGCAATTAGGAATGGACACACCAGCTCAAGAGACAACAAAGGGATGCAACGAATGGCCAGGATCACCATTAGAAGACAACGGTTATGCCAGCAGCTCACTTAGCATTGACAGTCCTGACAGTATAACTGACACTACCTGGGAGGACTCCAAAGCTCCTACTTTAGAATCCACTAAACAGGAGAATCCTGAAATGGAGAACTCTGAAGATGAATCCTCATCAGATTCAGAATCCCTCACACTGACACTGACGGAAGCTTTCCAGAGTCTACAAGACAAGGAAAAACTAAAGGAGCAAGAAAAAGAGAAACACCATGCACAATTGATAATGTATAGGAGACTGGCTCTTCTAAGATGGATCAGAAGCCTTCAACAACGAGTGAAGGATCAGCAGAACAGGCTTCAGGAGAGTTTTGACACTATCCTAGACAACCGCAAGGAGATCTTGAGGTACATCCAGCATGGCTGCAATAAATTACCTACTAAGGAAGCTGCGTGA